From the Micromonospora echinofusca genome, the window ACCCGGCCGCGTCGAGCTTGCCCTTGACGTAGTTGACCGAGGCGAGGTAGCCGGGGCGACCGTGCGCCCGGTTCCCGCCGTTGGCGGTGGCGATGGACTGGAACTGGGACAGGTGCGCCTTCACGTTGGCCAGCGGGATGTCCGGGGCCGCGGCGAGCGTCGCGGGGGCGGCGGCGGGAACCGTGGTGGTGGGCGCGGCGGTCGCCGAGGAGGCGGTCACGACCGTCGCCGCCGCCACGGCCAGCGCGGCCAGCCAGGCGGAGCGGGGGGTGCGGGGTCTCATTGGTCCTCCGGGGTCCGGTGGTCCCGGTCCCGCCGGGTGGGCGGTGACCGGCGGACGGCCGTTGATCGACAGCCATCACTGCGAAAGCGTGCAGCGGGGCGGACCACCCGGCAAGACGCAAGGCTGAGATTCGTCGCAGTCCCCGAATTGGGACGCCTCGGATGCGATCCCCCGCAGGCCGCGGGTCAGGACGGATCGCCCCCGCCACCGGCACGGCGGTCGGCGGACGCGAGCTCGTCGGCGTCGAGCAGGGCCGGATCGACCCGGCCGGCGCGGTACGCGGCCCGGCCGATCATCTGCGCCGCCACGGGAGCGGTGGCCAGTTGGAAGATCCCGACCAGCGCCACCATGCCCAGGTCGGCCGGGGTACGCAGCCGCAGCGCCACGCCGAGCAGCAGAAGCAGCACCCCGAGCACCTGCGGCTTGGTCGCGGCGTGCATCCGGTCCAGCGTGCCCGGGAAGCGCAGCACCCCGATCCCGGCGGCGAGACTCAGCAGGGCGCCGGCCACCAGGCAGCCGCCGCCCAGCCAGTCGGCCAGCGTGCCCCACATCAGGCCTCCCCGTCCTCGCGAACGGCGAAGCGGACCAGCGACACCGACCCGACGAAGCCGAGCATGGACAGCGCCACCAGCACCGGCAGGGTGGTGGCATGACGGTTCACCGCGGCCTCCGCGCCCACCGCGCCCACCATCGTGGCGAGCAGCATGTCGGCCGCGACCACCCGGTCAATCAGCGACGGCCCGCGGTAGAGCCGGATCAGGGCCAGCAGCGCGGTCACCGAGAACAGGAGGGTGAGGACGGCGGCGAGGAACGTGGTCACGGTTCGGGTCCCCTCTCGACGGGATCGGCGCTGACCCGGCGGACCTCGGCGGCGGAGCCGACCGCGCGCACGAGCCGCCGCTCGACGGCGAGGATCCGCCGCCGGCTGCCCCTGAGGTCCTGCGGGCCGTGGGTGTCGAACACGTGCACGTAGAGGACCCCGGCGTTGCGGTCGACCTCGACGATCAGCGTGCCCGGCACCAGCGACAGCGCCTCGGCGGTGAGCGCCAGGTTCAGGTCGGTGTGCACCCGCAGGCGGACCGCGATGATCGCCGCCCGCGGCTGGTAGCCGGGCTGCACCGCGACCCGCGCGACGTGCGCGCTGGCGCTGACCAGTTCGCCGACGAAGCGCACCACGAAGACCAGCAGCGGCCCGAGGCGCAGCCGGCCGCCGAAGCTCACCGGCGGCAGCGGGAAGAACACCAGCACGGCGCCGGCCACCAGCACCCCGCCCACGAGGTTGCCCCAGGAGAGGTCCCCCCACAGCAGGATCCAGACCAGCACCAGCCAGCCGAAGGCGATCAGCTGGTCGCGGCGCCGCCCCCGCCCGCGCGGCGGCGCCTGCGGGGCCGGGTTCACGGGGCACCGACCGGCAGCACGGAACGGATGTACGGGGTGCGCTCGCGCAGGTCGACCGCCGCGTCGGCGGTGACGTCGAACAGCGGCCCGGCGACGACGGTCAACGCCAGCCCCAGCCCGACCAGCGCGATCGTCGCGCCGACCATCAACGCCGGCAGGCGCACGACCGGCTCGGTGGTGGCCAGTTGCGGGGCGCGCCAGAAGGCGATGTTCCACACCCGCGAGGCCACGTAGAGGGTGAGCAGGCTGGTCACGGTCCCCGCCGCCACCAGCGCGCCGGGCAGCGGCTCGCCGGCCGCGACGCCGGCCTGGAGCAGGCCGAGCTTGCCGAGGAACCCGGAGAAGGGCGGGATCCCGGCGAGGTTCATGGCCGGGACGAAGAAGAGGACGCCGAGCAGCGGGGCCGCCCGGGCCAGCCCGCCGATGCGGCGCAGGTCGGTGCTGCCGGCCCGCTCCTCGACGAGACCGGCGACCAGGAACAGCGTGGTCTGGATGGTGATGTGGTGCACCACGTAGAAGATCGCGCCGGAGAGCCCGGCCACGGTGCTCAGCCCCACGCCGAAGATCATGTAACCGATGTGGCTGACCAGGGTGAAGGAGAAGAGCCGCTTCATGTCGGACTGGGCCACCGCGCCGAGGATGCCGACCAGCATGGTCAGTCCGGCCACCACCATCAGCGGCCCGGCGAGCTGACCGCCGGGGAACAGCAGCGTCTCGGTGCGGATAATCGCGTACACGCCGACCTTGGTGAGCAGGCCGGCGAAGACCGCCGTGACCGGGGCCGGGGCGGTCGGGTAGCTGTCCGGCAACCAGGCCGAGAGCGGGAAGACCGCCGCCTTGACCCCGAAGGCGAGCAGCAGCATCAGCTGGAGGGTCAGCCGTACGCCGTCGGGCAGCGCGTCCAGCCGGTGCGCCAGCTGGGCCATGTTCAGGGTGCCGGTGGCCGCGTACACCAGGCCCACCGAGGCGAGGAAGATCATCGAGGAGAGGATGCTGACCACCACGTACGTCGAGCCGGTGCGGATCCGGGTCTCGGTGCCGCCGAGGGTGATCAGCACGAAGCTCGCGGCGAGCAGGATCTCGAAGCCGACGAAGAGGTTGAACAGGTCGCCGGCGAGGAACGCGTTGGTCACGCCGGCGGTCAGCACCAGGTAGGTCGGGTGGTAGATGGTCACCGGCACGGTCTCGCCGAAGTCGCCCTGCCCCTGGCCGACGGAGTAGAGCAGGACGCACAGGGTCACCGCCGAGGAGACCACCAGCATCAGCGCGGCGAGCTGGTCCGCGACCAGCACGATGCCCACCGGCGCCGGCCACCCGCCGACCTGGACCACCACCGGCCCGTGCCGGTACGCCTGCACCAGCAGCACCGCCGCCACCACCAGCGTGACCGCCAGGCAGGTGACGCTGACGACACGTTGCAGCCCGGGCCACCGGAACAGCAGCAGGGTCAGCGCCGCGCCCAGCAGCGGTACCACCACGGGCAGCGGCACGAGCCGGCTCATCGGGCGCCCCGTCCCGCGTACCCGGTCATCCGGGGCCGTCCCCGCGCCGGCGCGGCGGCCCCGGGTCGACCTGCTCAGGGTCGGCGTCCGGGCCCTCGCCCCCGAGGTCGGAGGTGGCCAGCTCGTTGCGCTCGGCCGCCTCCCGGACCTGCCGGTCCTCGAGGTCGTCGGGGACCTCGTCGTCGCCGGTGAGGTACCAGCTGCGGTAGCTCACCGCCAGCAGGAACGCGGTCAGCCCGAAGGTGATCACGATCGCGGTGAGGATCATGGCCTGCGGCAGCGCGTCGCTCAGCGTGCCGGCGGGCGCCGTGCCGACCACCGGGGCCGCCCCCGCGCGCCCGCCCAGCAGGATCAGCACGTTGACCCCGTTGCCGAGCAGGATGACGCCGAGCAGGATCCGGCTCAGGCTGCGTTCCAGCAGCAGGGTGACCCCGCAGCCGCACAACACCCCGGCGGCCACGACCAGCACCAGGGCCGGTCCCGCGACGCCGCTCCTCACGGCCGCTCCCCCCGCCGGTCGACCCGCAACCCGCCCCCGGACTCGCCGGCCGCCTCGATGTGCCGGTCCACCTCGGCGCCGAGGCTGCGCAGGATGTCCAGCACCAGCCCGACCACGACCAGGTAGACGCCGACGTCGAAGAAGAGGGACGTGACCAGGTAGAAGTCACCGATCACAGGCAGCCACAGGTCGATCCGGGCGCTCTCGAGCACCGACCCGCCCGCGAGCAGCGAGACGGCCCCGGTGCCGACCGAGACGAGCAGGCCGGCGCCGAGCACCGTGCCGGCGCCGACGGGGGCCGCCTCGGCCAGCTCGTAGCGCCCGCCGGCCAGGTAGCGCACCGCCAGCGCCAGGCTCGCCACCAGGCCGCCCGCGAAGCCGCCGCCCGGCGCGTTGTGGCCGGAGAAGAGCAGGAACAGGGAGAAGACCACCACCGTGTGGAAGATCAGCCGGGTCACCACCTCCAGCACGATCGAACGCTGCCGCTCGTGCAGGGTCGCCCCGCCGCGCAACCAGACCCGGTGCCCCGGCCGCTGCACCCGCTTCGGCGGCTCGGGGCGACGTGGGCGGGGCCCGGTGCGGGAGCGCTGGAAGACCAGGCTGGCCACGCCGGTCGCGGCCACCACCAGCACCGACAGCTCGCCCATCGTGTCCCAGGCCCGGATGTCGACCAGGGTCACGTTGACCACGTTGCGGCCGTACCCCTGGGTGACCGCCAGGTCCGGGAACGCGTCGGAGATGGTGGGCGCCTGGCGGGCCGCCGCAGCGGTCAGGGCCAGCCCACCGACCACGACACCGACGGCCGCCCCGATCGCGCGGCGCACCCACCGCCTGCGTCTCGGGCGGGCCGAGAACCGTTCCGGCAGCCGGCGCAGCACCAGCACGAACACCGCGATGGTGGCGGTCTCGACGAGGAACTGGGTCAGCGCCAGGTCCGGCGCGCCGTGGGCCACGAAGAGCATCGCGGTGCCGTAGCCCGTCATGCCCACCAGCAGCATCGCCGTCAGGCGGCGGCGGGCGCCCACCGCGAGCACCGCCGCGACGGTCACCACCGTCACCACCAGGACCTGCAACGGGCTGTCCCAGAGGGCGATCCGGTCCCGCCACGGCCGGGTGGCCAGCATCGCCCCGCCGGGCACCACCGTGAGCACCAGCAGGATGACGCCGAGGTACTGCGGCAGCGAGCCGCGCTGGGTGGCGCCGGTGACCTCGATGGCCAGCCGGTCGAGGCGGCGGGTGGTCCACTCGTACCCCTGGTTGCCGGTGACCGGGACGTGCAGCCGGGCCAGCACCGGGGCGAGCGGTCCGCGCAGCGCGAACAGGGCCGCGCCGCCGGCCACGGCGAGCGCGGAGAAGCCGAGCGCGGGGCTGAGGCCGTGCCACAGCGCCAGGTCCTTGCCGACCGTGCCGAACAGTTCGGCGTACGGGCGGAGCAGGCCGTCGAGGACCCCGGCGGCCGGGCCGGCGAGCAGCCCGACGGCGGCCAGCAGGGCCGGCGGGCCGAGCATCGACGCGGGGATCCGCCCGAGGACGGTCGGCGCCACGCCCGGCCGGGTGGCGAACGCGCCCCAGACGAACCGGAAGCTGTAGGCGACGGTGAGCGCGGTGCCGGCCACCAGCACGGCGAGGACGGCGGGCCGGTCGGTGAAGGCCGCCAGCACGGCCTCCTTGGCGACGAAGCCGACCAGCGGTGGCAGGCCGGCCATCGACGCGGCGGCGAGCACCGTCACGGCGACGAGCAGCGGCGCGCCGCGCCTGAGCCCGGACAGTTCCCGCAGGTCGCGGGTGCCGGCGCCGTGGTCGATGATGCCGACGACGAGGAACAGCGGCGCCTTGAACAGCGCGTGGGCCAGCAGCATCGCCGCCCCGGCCAGCGCGGTGTCCGGGGTGCCCGCACCGATCGCCACCGCGATCAGGCCGAGCTGGCTGACCGTGCCGTACGCCAGCAGCAGCTTCAGGTCGGTCTGCCGCAGCGCCGCCCAGCCCCCGGCCAGCATGGTGGCCAGGCCGGCGACCACGACCACCGGCCGCCACGGGCCGGCAGCCGCCAGGACCGGGGCGAGCAGCCCGATCAAATAGACGCCCGCCTTCACCATCGCGGCGGCGTGCAGGTACGCGCTCACCGGCGTGGGGGCCGCCATCGCCACCGGCAGCCACGAGCTGAACGGCAGCAGCGCCGACTTGGACAGCGCCCCGGTGAGGATCAGCAGCACCGCCGTGACCAGGTACGCCCCGCCCGGCAGCGGGGCCGCGACGATCTCCGACCAGCGGTAGGTGCCGGCGTGCCCGCCCAGCATGATGAATCCCACCAGCATCGCCAGCCCGCCGAGCGTGGTCACGGTCAGCGCCTGCACCGCCGCCCACCGGCTGGCACGCCGCTCGACGCTGTGCCCGATCAGCAGGTACGAGAAGATCGTGGTGAGTTCCCAGCACACGTAGAGCAGCAGCAGGTCGTCGGCGAGGACGAGGCCGAGCATCGCCCCCGCGAATGCCACCATGACGGCCGCGAAGCGGGCCACGCCGGTGGACTCCGGGCCGAAGTAGTGGGCGCTGTAGATCAGGACCAGCGCGCCGACGCCGCCGACGAGCAGGACCATCAGCCAGGACAGGGTGGTCAGCCGCAGCGCCAGGTCCACGTCGAGTTGGCCGATCCACGGGTACGTCTCGACCACCGCCCCGCCGTCGCGCACGGCGGGGGTGCGGGCCAGCGCCCAGCCGAACGCGGCCGCCGGCGCCAGCGCCAGCGGGTAGCAGGCGCGGGGACCCCACCACCGGACGAGCAGCGGCGCGACGAGGGCCGCCACGCAGTGGAGGATCAGCAGTACGAGCACCCGCGCTCCCGGTCGAGGTGGCTGCGGCGCGCGCCTGAGGTGGGACGGCACCTAGGTGCGATCACACGCCAGTTCGTTGCTCGGCGGGCGGTTTTGCGCGAATTCGTCCCGGTTGTGGCGGGACGCTCAACCGACGATGACCTCGGCGGCGGGGGCGACGGGCTCGCGGGCGGGACGCTCGCGCCGGGGCTCCACCAGCAGGTCGGGGCGGCCGAGCTGGACCACGACCTTGTTGACCACCCGCTGGGCCGCGGCGAGGGAGCGCACCGGCAGCAGCCGGCCCCGGCTCTCGCGCCGCAGCACGAAGTAGTGCACGGCGGCGCGGACCTGTCCCCGGTCGGCCGCGCTGGCCTGCGCGGTGGAGACGACCAGCTCCCGCAGCGCGGCGGCGAGCCGCTCGGCCAGCTCCAGCTCCGGGCCGGACAGGCCGGTGCGGACGGCGGCGAGATGACTGTCGACCTTGCGGATCAGCACGTCGGTGCTTGGCTCGAAGCTCCGCTGCTCGACGGTCAATCCGATCCCCTCCACCCCAGGCTCACGCTCCGAGTGAAGTTACTTTATGTTGTGGGACACAATCAAGCAGTTAAGTAAGACTTAATGGATTAACCGCG encodes:
- a CDS encoding Na+/H+ antiporter subunit D, whose amino-acid sequence is MSRLVPLPVVVPLLGAALTLLLFRWPGLQRVVSVTCLAVTLVVAAVLLVQAYRHGPVVVQVGGWPAPVGIVLVADQLAALMLVVSSAVTLCVLLYSVGQGQGDFGETVPVTIYHPTYLVLTAGVTNAFLAGDLFNLFVGFEILLAASFVLITLGGTETRIRTGSTYVVVSILSSMIFLASVGLVYAATGTLNMAQLAHRLDALPDGVRLTLQLMLLLAFGVKAAVFPLSAWLPDSYPTAPAPVTAVFAGLLTKVGVYAIIRTETLLFPGGQLAGPLMVVAGLTMLVGILGAVAQSDMKRLFSFTLVSHIGYMIFGVGLSTVAGLSGAIFYVVHHITIQTTLFLVAGLVEERAGSTDLRRIGGLARAAPLLGVLFFVPAMNLAGIPPFSGFLGKLGLLQAGVAAGEPLPGALVAAGTVTSLLTLYVASRVWNIAFWRAPQLATTEPVVRLPALMVGATIALVGLGLALTVVAGPLFDVTADAAVDLRERTPYIRSVLPVGAP
- a CDS encoding Na(+)/H(+) antiporter subunit C; the encoded protein is MRSGVAGPALVLVVAAGVLCGCGVTLLLERSLSRILLGVILLGNGVNVLILLGGRAGAAPVVGTAPAGTLSDALPQAMILTAIVITFGLTAFLLAVSYRSWYLTGDDEVPDDLEDRQVREAAERNELATSDLGGEGPDADPEQVDPGPPRRRGDGPG
- a CDS encoding Na+/H+ antiporter subunit E, coding for MNPAPQAPPRGRGRRRDQLIAFGWLVLVWILLWGDLSWGNLVGGVLVAGAVLVFFPLPPVSFGGRLRLGPLLVFVVRFVGELVSASAHVARVAVQPGYQPRAAIIAVRLRVHTDLNLALTAEALSLVPGTLIVEVDRNAGVLYVHVFDTHGPQDLRGSRRRILAVERRLVRAVGSAAEVRRVSADPVERGPEP
- a CDS encoding Na+/H+ antiporter subunit A; translation: MLVLLILHCVAALVAPLLVRWWGPRACYPLALAPAAAFGWALARTPAVRDGGAVVETYPWIGQLDVDLALRLTTLSWLMVLLVGGVGALVLIYSAHYFGPESTGVARFAAVMVAFAGAMLGLVLADDLLLLYVCWELTTIFSYLLIGHSVERRASRWAAVQALTVTTLGGLAMLVGFIMLGGHAGTYRWSEIVAAPLPGGAYLVTAVLLILTGALSKSALLPFSSWLPVAMAAPTPVSAYLHAAAMVKAGVYLIGLLAPVLAAAGPWRPVVVVAGLATMLAGGWAALRQTDLKLLLAYGTVSQLGLIAVAIGAGTPDTALAGAAMLLAHALFKAPLFLVVGIIDHGAGTRDLRELSGLRRGAPLLVAVTVLAAASMAGLPPLVGFVAKEAVLAAFTDRPAVLAVLVAGTALTVAYSFRFVWGAFATRPGVAPTVLGRIPASMLGPPALLAAVGLLAGPAAGVLDGLLRPYAELFGTVGKDLALWHGLSPALGFSALAVAGGAALFALRGPLAPVLARLHVPVTGNQGYEWTTRRLDRLAIEVTGATQRGSLPQYLGVILLVLTVVPGGAMLATRPWRDRIALWDSPLQVLVVTVVTVAAVLAVGARRRLTAMLLVGMTGYGTAMLFVAHGAPDLALTQFLVETATIAVFVLVLRRLPERFSARPRRRRWVRRAIGAAVGVVVGGLALTAAAARQAPTISDAFPDLAVTQGYGRNVVNVTLVDIRAWDTMGELSVLVVAATGVASLVFQRSRTGPRPRRPEPPKRVQRPGHRVWLRGGATLHERQRSIVLEVVTRLIFHTVVVFSLFLLFSGHNAPGGGFAGGLVASLALAVRYLAGGRYELAEAAPVGAGTVLGAGLLVSVGTGAVSLLAGGSVLESARIDLWLPVIGDFYLVTSLFFDVGVYLVVVGLVLDILRSLGAEVDRHIEAAGESGGGLRVDRRGERP
- the mnhG gene encoding monovalent cation/H(+) antiporter subunit G, whose translation is MWGTLADWLGGGCLVAGALLSLAAGIGVLRFPGTLDRMHAATKPQVLGVLLLLLGVALRLRTPADLGMVALVGIFQLATAPVAAQMIGRAAYRAGRVDPALLDADELASADRRAGGGGDPS
- a CDS encoding monovalent cation/H+ antiporter complex subunit F → MTTFLAAVLTLLFSVTALLALIRLYRGPSLIDRVVAADMLLATMVGAVGAEAAVNRHATTLPVLVALSMLGFVGSVSLVRFAVREDGEA